The segment TGACTTTCTGCTCATTCTTCCTCCGTATAAACCAAACTCCTGTGCATTAAACGCATCGTTTCATCAGAGTCGGAAcattaagggaaaaaaaaatactcgAGAGATCAACGAACACCTGTGAAGAAGGAACGTTTGAAGATTGAAGCCATTTCGCATTGAAGGACGAGTCAAGGAAGTTGTCAGAGTACTGACGGTGGTGATGAGCCGTGGTATTAGATCTTGTCATCTGTCTCCCCACCACGTTCATTTTCTCTCCACGAACTTCCGATCAAACTCTTATCTCTCTCCTTAAACTCACAGATAAATAGCCGGCTGAGCCGTACAcaactaaataaaaaagaaagaaaagaagctgTAATGGAGGTTGTTACAGGTAGCGTGATGATATTTTTGAAACCTTTCTTCTCTTTAAACAAACAACGTTAAGAGAAATgattttgaaactttgaaaagGAAGACCGGGCCAGCTCCCGAAGTGTATGTAAATAAGAGGATAGGCGCGTGTCATTATACGACGCTTGGTTGGCccactgtttttttttaaatgagtgtATGGAATAGATTATGTTTGTCTTCTGGGAGCCATTCTTCTGACCTTTACCTGGTAAGCAAAGTTGAGTGCCGGACCACGTGAGTAAAGAAGAGCGTGGTTACAAACGCGCAGGAGATCCGTTCTGTGCTGGGGCTGAAGGGGTCAACCATTCCAAGACTGTTCGTTGGGCACAGTTGTTGGTCTTCACGTCGCTTAGTGCATGGCCCACTTTAGTGAATCGCGGATTGTTATTGATGATGCTGTCTGCCTTTGTTCTTTACCGTGGATCTTTCCCCGGTATTTTAGAAAATCAAATTTCCTTGCATcgaattataatatatattttttataaataataaaataaaataataaaaatttttaatttttacataattattttaaaaatatttttaaaaatttatattaataatatatattacatcttattatatatttattatatcatatttaatatattttaaaatacatattaaaattttatttttaataaaattatatataattttatatataaataataatatattataatataattaaaaattaaaaatatatataattatataataatatattattatttatatataaaattatacacatagcACAATCTTTATTCGCGTGATAGCCCATTTACAATTTTCTCACGTGAACTTAGTGATCACTGGTGGtcattttggtattttcatttacaaaacTCCAACACTCCACTCCTTCCTTCTGCTGCTTCCATCTTCGTTTGCTTCCCTCAACACAACCTCAACTTCTACTTTAAGCTTACCACACAACAGCATGACCACCTTCACTGTTATTCCTGTGTCGTTTTGGCTGggttttttccttcttcctaCTCGTAAAATAATGTTTCATCTTCAATCACTTGATATTTATTCCTAGTCTGATTTTGTTCTAGTGATTTTCATCTGCGTTTAAGCTTAAAGGTAAGGATTTtcttgtgcttttttttttttttttcccctttcttcGTTTAGGGTCATGTGGTAAGACCCTAGGGTTAGTCACTTCAATTTTGTCTGAAGACTGGAAACAATGCTTGTTCTTGAAGTTCGGAAAGGATTTCCGGGaggaaattattttgttttacttCTACAAGTATCTGAATTACTTTATGTGGGCCCAAAGAAGACTTCAACCTCACCTAACGACCCATTTGACAACGGGCTAGGTAAGTCAAACTAGGCCCGGCCCATGAATTAGATGGATATGATAAGCGCTCCTTTCTTGTTAGGTGACAACAGGCGGTTGAGGTTGAAGAACTGATGGCGTCTTTCTGCTGCCTATCCACAGTATCAACATCGAACACCCTAGCAATTGCCCCTCCATTGGCACCCTTCACGTCTTTCTCGCCAGATTCAATGAGACAAAGTTGCAGTTGCTCTCTAGTCTCTATGCCGATGTTCGGTTCTAATCGCCTGAATTTGAATAATCGGAAGATGCAGAGACAGTTGGTACGTATGGCACCTGAGGAGGAGAAATTGACTCGCCGCAATCCTCTCGATTTCCCTATCGTAAGTTTAATCTTTTCCAATCCAGTCATTCAAGTCAACCTCCATATATTGTTTCTAAATAGGTTAATTTGCACGGcgaatttgattttatattatgcCTAATGTATACAAGAATAAGAACTCGAAGACATTATTTTTCGATGAAATTTGACCcacttttctttaaaatttggttattaAAAATTGTCTCAAATGCAATAGCGAGAGATTTAGCCAATTGGGTTTGTTTTACGATTTGCATATTTAGATGATCcaatctatttttcaaaactcataAATATGTGTTCTTTTGGCACAAAATATCATTATTGGGTTATGATTAGGAATTATGATTATGGGAATAATTGcttattgatattaaattcttatatgtgtgtgtggtatgttttattatttttggattatgaacaatcataatttaattgtgTCTGAAAGACAAATAATCTGAAAAGCTGATTATCTGTGTTAAAGTGTCTAATATGTTGAATACTTAAGCATGTAGATTATAAATGTAACaaattcattaaatcaaatagtccaataaattcaaaaaaagagtTAATCCGAAGAGCTTTTGGATTATAgcttagattaaaaaaagagaaatttgattataatttacTGTTAAACTTTACACGctatcaataatatattgtaattgattatttatcCAATAATATGGATTAAAAGAAGGTGTACTAAACAAGCACTTTGTATCTTGGACATGAAAATTAATTGAAGTTCCCATAAagattgttatatttaaaaattgattgtggTGGAATTATTCTCTTGATCTTAATGTTTGTTGTATGTCGCGGGGATGTAATGTTGTCAATCTATAATGCAGGAGTGGGAAAGGCCAAAACCTGGTCGCAGACCTGATATATTTCCCCAATTTAGCCCAATGAAAACACCATTGCCACCCCCATTGCCATGTGACCCTccagaagaagatgaagaagaggaagaaaagaaagaggaagaggagGAAGATCCTGAGCAGGAGGAAACTGAGAAGCCTGATAAACAAGAGTAGTATTCTTTTGATGGCAGAGTCAGGTATTGTAGAAAGTGGATGACAGAATCAGCCCagtaaaattttgttgaagGTGATGATCCTCATTTTGTGCCGAAAGGTTATGCCAAGCCTCTTCTTGGACTTTATTGTAGACTTTAGTTTCCATTTTTGTAGAATTATCAGTAGCTTATGATGTTCTACTTAGAagagtgattttaaaatgaaatttaggcttatttttttcctttctgagCTGTCATTGTCTCCCAACGGGGATAGATATGCATGATCTGCTGAACCTTTGTGTGTATCACcgtaaaattgattttattgcTAGTTGTTTAACTTACAATTTAGTGTTTCTATAAATGCAGAATCTGGGGAATCCCAAAATGAGTAAAGTTTAGCTGTTATGTTTTGGAATCAGTAGCTTATCTCTTAGAAGAATTATGATACTTGATAAATTCTTGGTAGTTGAATTCCTAAATTTGCTTATTTTGTGTTTCATTCCAACTAGTCAACTACTCTTTTCATATTTGCTTTACACTCAGAAGAGAATGAGAGCTCATTTTCTGtcacaataaaactatatgtgcatatatttgagtatacaattgaatacataaatgatatattctcatgcgattgggtgattttgaattaaaaataaagtaatatttaatcacataatatcatattatctgtatatgtGTCAAGGATGAACCTATAGCAAACAGTATGGGGTTTATGttgtacaaaataaaattatgaaccCAATTTCTGCCATGGCAAAAATTTATTGGTGAGGACCGCCAAATGTGACTGTTAGTTGCGGCAGTTGATGATTCCCTTTCTCATTCTTCTATCTGTTTAGTTTTAGCTATAGCTCCTTGCAGCAAGACTTTGAAGGACGGGTAGGTCTGAATGTTCGCTGAATCGGCAGCTAAACAAAATGCCCATGCACAAGCGCAAACGGAACTCTCTTATTTTAAAGACCAAAACTCCATTTTCAACATCTTTCttggtcttcttcttcttctaattaACGCACCAGAGCCATGGTCCGTATGATCATTCCTTCgttaatatatattgtttacgCTTGCCTAGATTAATTGGATCTGACTTGGTTTGTGACTTGCAGTCTCTGGCGCCATTGATGCTCCGCTCACTGGTGAGACTTCTAACATCCCTGGTAAGGGAGCCTGCCACCTCTATTGCAACGTTACTCTACTACAGTGAACTTCTACCTCAGAATATTTTACTGGTGAGAATGGTTCGACACGAGTTACTCGATCAAGAAAATTATCTTTTCCACTTTCTTGTCAATTTTTTGAGATGTTTCTGGTAGATTCAGTTGATTCATCATCTTTACAAATCATACAGCCCTTTTTCTTGCATGGTGGATCCAACAATTTTGTGCAATTGTATTTGGTGATTATGTTGAGAATTctgaaataaatataatcaacaCTATATTGAAAGCcaaatttgtgttgaaattaagTTTTGGGAGGTTGGAGATGGGCTGCGCTGTGCCAACTAataggagttttttttttttttttttaaataaattaaatatgtataaaaaggaAAGGCCAAAACggtaaaataatttaagttcattttgttttattatcgTAGCAAGGGTAAGATAGGGGACAATACGGTGACAACAACAACTAATTAGAGCTCTTGCTTTTGAGTTGACCTCCTAACTCGAACATTATATATTTGCattatttatttagataataataaGTTAACTAATTATTCCTACATaacaattaataaacaaattgaaaaatatttctatagcaaaagaagagaaatatgTCCAACATGGACTTTTCAGTTTAACATGAAAAACTCAactttttattaacaaatttatgaAAGAGTCAACATCGAttagatatgataattttgattcgaatttagggtttttaattttttttttttcctaacagaaaaagaatttttcaataaaaatgaaaaaaaaatgaaaatagataaaaaatatctcTGTAATTAGGGATGGGCTTGTGATTGGGATATATATATCCCGTCCCCCACCCCACCCCATCCCATCCCATCCAACATCCCATCCCATCTCATTCTcactattttatattaatatatttatttaaaatattaacatattttttttaattttaagttgtttatattttttaattttatttatatttttgttttatatattaatgtggttaatatataatatttgtaacatttgAACAGTaagttggttttaattttaattaattttgttaattaataaatttacgTTGTGTTTAAAGGGTACGAAAATGAGATTAATGTATGCAAGAATGAAAATGGAGACTAGGACGGGTTGAGAACAGGTTGAGGAAGAGATTATTTTTCATATGGAGAGAACGAGAAATCCTTTTAATCTCTATACTAAAGACAAAAATTGAtatcttttataaaaacaaaaacagggaTTGAAATCTTTCTCCTATTCCTTCTCGTTGCTATCTTTAAATACAACTAACTAGACAAACAACACTTGTGACAGTTAAAATCACACTCAAGATgttgatttgataaaattgtctaatcaaattgcattaaaaatgtGTAATTTATCAAATTACACCTGCCAtcgtataattttaaaaattctcacTGAGAAAagtacaatattttattatcaaaatttttattattttattaattaaatattatataaaaaattatattattaaaataatcaaatattatctcaaatCAAACGTTTCATTGAACAAAAATCTTAATTAGTATAAACAGGTGATTTCTCTAAAagtttaagtgaaaaatataaatttaattgattatgtattattattaaacCAGCGTTAGGGcaaaattaactgaattataAGATTGTTAATGTCGTTGAAGTAACCGTTAAAATTTAGCTTAGAGTTAGACTTTAGACGACAGTTGTCACATTAATACGGTGCAGCTCATCAGATTCGTCCTTGATAACCACACCTTGTTCTCTTATCAAGCGGCCACATCTCCTGTAAATCAACCAGACTCTCCGCCTCTCCCGCACCATATCACAACACCCGAATTGCCAAAAATACCCTCTACAACGTTTATATTCATCACTATGTTACAAGTCTTCGGAAAGCAGACCACGGTCATTATCGGGGACAGAAAACTCACAGACATTAGTTGAACGTAGCGTGCGGCCACCAACAAGTTCTCAAAAAAATGTCCAAGGACAGACAAATAGATGTCCGAAGAGTTCTGATTTTGAAATATTCTCTAATTTTGTCATGAAGGATCTCACATTATCTTGATTTTGCATCTCTTTAACgtctctttttcatttttttttttttgaaatccACAACGGTCACTAAAGCTCGTCGAGCAAGATGCTGGACGGGCTGTTGGGTCGAGGTTTTGGTTCCAAATGGTTTGACCTCCGATCTCTTTATGGATATATTAATTCTTTTGGtggttttctttatttattttggtgttAATCTGTTATTTTATTGACAGTAAATCGTTGATAAAACTGATCAAGAGTCGGATCGATGTGATAAGGAGGAAGAGGAATGCGACGCAGAAGTTTTTAAAGAAAGACATAGCTGATCTGCTTGCCAATGGTCTCGATATTAAGGCTTATGGCAGGGTAATTGGCATTAGTTTGGTtgtatttatatctatttttaaattctaaatttcaaattcaatggaACAGCGGATTCTGCTGTTTGATTTTGTCGTTGTAGTgttcatttaatatttaagtagGGTTTTCTTAGTGTGTCTGCGGTAATTTTGTATGTGTTGAAGATCTTAACGAGGTGTTAGTGTTTTGCAATGTGGTGAAACAGGCTGACGGGCTTCTAGCGGAATTGAATGTTTCATACTGCTATGATTTCGTTGAGCAATCTTGCGATTTTGTACTGAAGCATCTTTCGGTCCTGCAAAAAGTGAGGTAGCAGCCGACTTGCTCTAGCCTTTACTGATATTGTTACCAACTATTAACTGGTTTCTCATTTAAACTAATCTTGATGTATTTCcctaataacaattaaatagcATAGCAGACCCTACTTTGGACTGGAGCTCATCAGCAGatctttatttatgatattattgaaTGTATTAAGCTCCAGCATGCTGTTTATGATTTCATGGTTCCATTCATGAGTCAATAAGGAGCTAAGAGTTTATCTCATGTCCATGAAGAACTCCACCTTTATTTAACAGGTCTCATGACCTCACCTGAGGAGTAAAACTGAAGCAAATGCTGAATCtttatgatttgattatattttccaTGTTTGTCTTCGTGTCTCAAATTGAAAGACTTGCATATTTCAGATTTTATTGACACATTTACTTgcaattttcagattttattgaCACATTTCACACTTCAATTGTCGTCTTTTGCAGTAATTGCCCTGAAGCCTGCAGAGAGGCTGCATCGTCCCTGATGTTTGCTGCTGCAAGATTTTCTGATCTGCTTGAGCTACGTGACCTTAGGCAATTATTTCAAGAGAGATACGGGAATACCCTGGAATATTTTGTGAATCAAGAGGTACTTTCATCAATAACTTAGCTGAAATGTTCTAAATGTATAAATTCATTCTGGTGAGTGACGTTCTTTATTCTCATTGATAGTTTGTGGATAAATTAGCTGCAAAGCCTGCCACAATGGAAAAAAAGGTACAGTTAATGCAAGACATAGCTTCAGAGTTTTCAATCAAATGGGACTCCAGGGCTTTTTGGCAGAGGATGTCTAAACCCTCAGCATCTTCACAGGTTTGCCTTCTGTATTTCTGTTCATGATTGATGCTGTTACCAGATAGAAAGTGTGAAAGCAAATCCTAGAAATGATAAAACTTGTGGCAGTGTTTGCTTAGTTGGAGATATAGCTCTTTACTTCTGCCTGTTACTAAGAACTCTTGCAATCTGCATCTATTATTGCAGGATCAGCCGAAAAGTCTTGGACCTTCCAATGTCCCTAAGGGTAAACATAAATCAGTTAACAGCAAGGAGACTAATCTACAAGAAAACAAACATGAGGGTTCATACAAAGATACACTTGAACATGCAGGTGATGGTCACAGATTGCACAACGGCAAAGAGAGTAATCCATTGAAAAGAAATGAGCTTATCCTTCCACACAAACATGTTTCTGCAAGTGATGGATACAAGCCAGTTGTTGGTAGGGAAGAAACTATCCTTAAAATGGACCATCATGACATTTCACTCCAGGGAAAACAAGAAGTCACCAGTGATAGGCATGAAGCTTGGGATAGGAAGGAGGACACTGCCCTTATAAAAGTGAGAGCAGGCAGCTCATCTCATGGGAGAAGAATGGAACATACTGATGGTACATTCAAGGCACATGGTGATAGGGAGAATGCTGTGCCAAAGAGACAGATCAAGGACAATTTACCTTATGGAAAGGCATACATTGGTCCGAGTTATGCAGAACAGCATTCAAAAAGCAATGGAAAGGACCTGCTTGACTCTGATAGTCATGGTGGACAGCACAATAATGCAAATTCAACAAGGAAAGTTCAGGATGAAGAAATAGTTCAGTTGAAGCCCCATTACAGTAGTGCCCTCCCCCCTCCATATGTTAAACATAATGCCAAACCGAAGGATGGAAAATATGAAGCCAATTTAGGATATTCACCTTTTCGTTTTGATGGTGAGGGAGTCCCTATACATCCTTCAGTACCTATCACAGCTAATGTTGGTGATATATCAGAGAGAGATGTTAGATCCACAAGAGCTAAAACTCTTGATGATGAGAAAGATTGTCATTGTAAGGATGATGGTGCAGGAAATCCAATACAGAAGGCAAGATCTGTACAGAGGAGACACCCGAAATCACCATCTGGTCATGACAGTATTAACAATGCCACAGATGCAGgagtttcaaaaagaaaatcaagaagCAGGAGAAGGGATAACTCAATAAGGGGTCTGCAAATCTTGTTTGATGATGAGCACCATCAAAATAACGAAGAGGAAAGGAGACTAGATAAACTGTTAATGCATTATAGTAAGAAACCATCGACCTATGAAGAGGGATATGCGAGAAGGAAGTCCAGAAGTCGTCAAGCGCATCCTGGGGGCAATGATATTCTTGAGACACCTCAGGCTCATGGGGGGGATGTGTCTGATGATATGGCAAAGGTAGTTCATCCAGTTAGATCAATTTCCCTTCCATGTGAACAACCAGCTTCATTAGAGGCAAAAAAAGTATTTGTTCGTGCTGCTTCCTTTCAACCTGATAGATCAAATGCAGCTGGACATGTGCACCCAAAGTTACCAGACTATGATGATCTGGCAGCCCGGTTTGCTGCACTGAAGGGGAGGTAAAATCTATGAGTAAATGAATATCATTAGCAGCATAAAATTTTATGCGATCATCTTGTATGTCTCCCTCAAGTTTGGTTCTGTGTTGAGAAGGGAGAGCGGGGTTGGCTTTCTTCCTCTCCATCACCAATATAAGCAAAGTGCCTTGAGAGTACAGTCTCGTGTGTGTCTGAGCCAGCATTATATTTTTCGGCTGTCATGATTTCCTGAACATATATACTGATTTCAGATTAACTTCCATAGATAATGTGTAGTGAAAGTTGTAATGTTGCATATCCtgaaaatgatagaaattgATATTGAGGTTGTTTTGCGTGCATTGGTGCTCGTCTTAACGGCAATTACTCCTAATAAATTAGTTGTGTGTACACTAGTTCTTTTGTGTACATTTCCAATCCCATTTATGACAATGAAGCTAGCAGGTAGAGCAGGGCAGATGATCCTTTTGAACTCCGGATACTTCGCCATTGCATTTCGAAACAGGGGGTTCTTCTTCCAGCAAAGATGGGATAACTCAACCATCTCCGACAGATCAGCATTCACTGCCAGTTACACCTCTATTGACACCCATGAAGAAACTTCCAGCAGAAGCTTGTTCAGTTTCTTCGAGGGACACCAGGTCATTAGAACTTCAGTTAGTGATTCTGTTAGTAACAAAGGACTTTCGTCTTCCTCATCAGGATCTCCATGCACATCTCCTTCATGGTTATTGTGCTAAAAACTGAGTTCTCTACTTGTGGCTTTTATTATGgtaaatttctttatttcagaTGGTTTTCGAAAATTATTTCTCTTTCTGAAAATGGTTTTCACAAAAGTATTCCAAACGTATACAACTTCAGTATCAGTTCCTGATGTAACAACACAGTAATtagcaaattttttattcatttcagTTTCGTAATGATTTCTTTAAAACATTTCCATAAGTACACAAAGCTTTAGTAGTGAAAACTCCACATGTACATATAACAAGGTATGCAATGGAATCAGGTTGTCCAAAGAGCAGAGCAAAACCTTCTGACTTCGATAACCCGCTAACTGCTCCCATCTCATaatgcaatattttcaaatagCATCATGAAAACCTGTGAACAGATATCAAACACCAAAACAAATTCACTTGCATGTGTTGCTTTTGAAACCTTTGTAATTAAAACATTCTGATAAATTACATAGCTTGCACACTATCAACTGATCGAGAAGGAGGAGGGAGGCCATAGACATCAATTTAACTCCGTATGTTAAATTAACACGTGAACCAATTGGCAAATGACATTCTATTCAGTCATGAAACCATGTTCCTACATTTTATTCCCTTAGAAGTTTTAACTAGAAGCTAAAAGACCATTGACATTTAGAAAATTACTTACAATTCAAGCTGCAAGTCTGGGTATTATCACGAGCAACAAAACCCTCTACTTCCACCTACTTGACGTCCAGTGTGCAACTTCATTCCGGTTTGACGTAAAGGGTTAGCTTTTACCAATCTCTTTGCTGCAAAATAAATGTCTCCATGAGCAAGGAAAGGAAATTTGGAATAATCCTCAGAATCAGACTTTAACCAGAAATACATGTATCTTGTTTGAATGACCAAAACTACCTCAAAAATAACCAAGCGTCTCAgtctaacaataaatttaatgCGCTTTTGGCCTTACTGCAGACCTCCTGTTTTGCTGAAATCAGAAACATTCAGGAGATTCTGccttcttttaacttttttgagGAGTTGTTTTATATAGGAGTACAAAAGAATCCAAAAGCAACAAGAAAGCTGTGTTTTTCACGGGATACAGCAACAAGACTTGTGGCTCCACCAATTTGCTTCAGATATGAAAATGATATACTACATCCTATGAGACACATGGTGTATAACTCTACAAGAAACTGAGAGACATGGTAAAATTACCTATTTCATAAAAGAGTTCATTGACATTGTGTGCAGTCTTTGCAGATGTTTCAAGAAAAGATAGGCTATTTTCTTTAGCATATAGCTCACCATCCTGCAAAATATAAGAACGAATCAGATCCAATATATAGCTCATTTAAGTTCCCAGTTTGTATGTGAGTTCTGACTTTCAAGGGGGCTAGGGTGATGATCATTAAGAATCACCTCTATATTTTTGGTTAAACATATACTTTTGGTTAATTTCCCTAAACAAAATGCCAGttataaacaacataaaataagaaGTTGATAGCCAAAAGTTTCCAACCGTGGTGGCAAAGACTTCATGAATTAAGGCTGGTTCGTCTGGAAATACATATAATCTTCACCACTGTCCCAACATTAcccaaaataaaggaaaagagagaaaatgtcaCATTGTAAAATACCTCATATCCAACTTTTCTCTTATCTTCCAAATCAACCTTGTTTGCCACCAAAAACGTTATCAAATTTGGATTTCCTGAAGCAGTATGATACCAAAAATAAGATGTTGAATAACAAGTCATATTTGTGTAAATTATCACATAAGCAATACTTCTCAGAAGCATCATtatgaattaaagttttaacaAAGTGCAGATATTCTGCTTCAAGTCAAAATCCAAGCACTTTACCAAGTTGCTTTAGAACTCTATTAGTGGATTCCATTAAGCAAGGTAGTCAAGGTACAACTTAAAAATGCGTTTCAAATGTACCTAAACTTCAGAATTTGTTGTTTTCTCTAAGTAGAACTCCTGCATTTTTTGGCACATTGATATGCCAAAGCAAATATATCTTAGAatagaattaaagaaaaagagattttttgcATGCTTTGCATATTTACTAGAAGAAATCCCATTGTTAAAGTAATGGAGTATGGACGTCTGCCAAAGAAGAAAGTGTATGAAGGTGAAAGTGaataacatataataaactAATTACAAACATTGCtagaaaaaaggggaaaaagaaaacaatagtTTTATGCCACTTACCTTGTCTTTGCAATTCTTGCACCCATTTCTTAGCTTTTTCAAATGACTCCTGAAAGGCAAAACCACCAGGCATCAGACCCATTATATGGCTTCCAAATTAGAATAGCACATCATTCACATTCAacaatctaaaatataataatactatatatttacACAAAACAGTACCCAAATTTCTCGTCCTAATTTATTTGTCTCTAaggataacacatcatttatgaTGAGAAATTTGGACTAATACTTAGGATGTGTAGTGTTATTCATcaagaaaacacaaaattgaGGTTTAATGTTGAAGTTGACATTGTCAACTACATCCATTAAGTAGTCTCTCAACCTTAAGGTATAGTTGGTATTCAGTAAAACAATGAAGTGCTAAATAACCATAGCATCTACCAAGACAACAGAGAGAGAAAAACTCAGAGATAGGGGCGACAATATTACGAAGTATAGATCTAACCAGACAAATTTGATACAATCAGATTAGTTATGTcaacaaaatacaaattattctCCAAGTAAGGCATCAGAACTCCTTGCTCATCTCTTTCTTGTGTACAATGATCACATTCTATTTCATAGTCACAACATAATATGAGAAAAAATACCACAGGTGACATTGGTATAATGATTTCAAAGcaacaaataaaacattaaaattagtATAAGCCAACCAATCTATATGTAGTGCCTTCATTCAAGACCAACTTCTGTTAAGCTTAGATAACTTCTTATAACATGATGCAACAAAGCAACAATACAAAAACCATAAGAAAGTTATTGAATAAATACTATGCTCG is part of the Mangifera indica cultivar Alphonso chromosome 13, CATAS_Mindica_2.1, whole genome shotgun sequence genome and harbors:
- the LOC123194100 gene encoding coiled-coil domain-containing protein 9; its protein translation is MASFCCLSTVSTSNTLAIAPPLAPFTSFSPDSMRQSCSCSLVSMPMFGSNRLNLNNRKMQRQLVRMAPEEEKLTRRNPLDFPIEWERPKPGRRPDIFPQFSPMKTPLPPPLPCDPPEEDEEEEEKKEEEEEDPEQEETEKPDKQE
- the LOC123194607 gene encoding uncharacterized protein LOC123194607, which codes for MLDGLLGRGFGSKCKSLIKLIKSRIDVIRRKRNATQKFLKKDIADLLANGLDIKAYGRADGLLAELNVSYCYDFVEQSCDFVLKHLSVLQKVSNCPEACREAASSLMFAAARFSDLLELRDLRQLFQERYGNTLEYFVNQEFVDKLAAKPATMEKKVQLMQDIASEFSIKWDSRAFWQRMSKPSASSQDQPKSLGPSNVPKGKHKSVNSKETNLQENKHEGSYKDTLEHAGDGHRLHNGKESNPLKRNELILPHKHVSASDGYKPVVGREETILKMDHHDISLQGKQEVTSDRHEAWDRKEDTALIKVRAGSSSHGRRMEHTDGTFKAHGDRENAVPKRQIKDNLPYGKAYIGPSYAEQHSKSNGKDLLDSDSHGGQHNNANSTRKVQDEEIVQLKPHYSSALPPPYVKHNAKPKDGKYEANLGYSPFRFDGEGVPIHPSVPITANVGDISERDVRSTRAKTLDDEKDCHCKDDGAGNPIQKARSVQRRHPKSPSGHDSINNATDAGVSKRKSRSRRRDNSIRGLQILFDDEHHQNNEEERRLDKLLMHYSKKPSTYEEGYARRKSRSRQAHPGGNDILETPQAHGGDVSDDMAKVVHPVRSISLPCEQPASLEAKKVFVRAASFQPDRSNAAGHVHPKLPDYDDLAARFAALKGR
- the LOC123194608 gene encoding ras-related protein RABF2a-like isoform X2 translates to MARTGNKNIQAKLVLLGDMGTGKTSLVLRFVKGQFFDFQESTIGAAFFTQVLSLNEATIKFDIWDTAGQERYHSLAPMYYRGAAAAIVVYDITSIESFEKAKKWVQELQRQGNPNLITFLVANKVDLEDKRKVGYEDGELYAKENSLSFLETSAKTAHNVNELFYEIAKRLVKANPLRQTGMKLHTGRQVGGSRGFCCS
- the LOC123194608 gene encoding ras-related protein Rab5-like isoform X1; translated protein: MKKKASMFVTFLSFLQVLLGDMGTGKTSLVLRFVKGQFFDFQESTIGAAFFTQVLSLNEATIKFDIWDTAGQERYHSLAPMYYRGAAAAIVVYDITSIESFEKAKKWVQELQRQGNPNLITFLVANKVDLEDKRKVGYEDGELYAKENSLSFLETSAKTAHNVNELFYEIAKRLVKANPLRQTGMKLHTGRQVGGSRGFCCS
- the LOC123194608 gene encoding ras-related protein Rab5-like isoform X3, translating into MGTGKTSLVLRFVKGQFFDFQESTIGAAFFTQVLSLNEATIKFDIWDTAGQERYHSLAPMYYRGAAAAIVVYDITSIESFEKAKKWVQELQRQGNPNLITFLVANKVDLEDKRKVGYEDGELYAKENSLSFLETSAKTAHNVNELFYEIAKRLVKANPLRQTGMKLHTGRQVGGSRGFCCS